CAGCATCTCCGGACCGTGGATCATCGCCACCGCCAGGGGCAGCGCGGCGGGAAGGCTCTCCATCACTTCTCCCAGGCCGAAGCGCCGGGCCATTTCGTCCACCCGTGCCGAAATCCGCGCTTCCGGCATCCGGAAGAGGCGCGCATGGAGCACGAGGCTCTGCCGCACTGTCAACTCACTGTAAAGGGAAAAGGACTGGGTCATATAGCCGACGCGCCGCCTTGTCTCGATGTCCTTCGGGTCCACCGGCCGGCCGAAGAGCCGGGCTTCCCCTTCGCTGGCGGGCAAAAGGCCCGTCAGCGTCTTCATGGTGGTGGTCTTGCCGCAGCCGTTGGACCCCAGGAAACCGAAGATCTCCTCCTGCTGCGACGTCGCGCCCTCCGCGGCCAATGTCGAGGAGCGGGCCAGACGCTTTTTCGCAACGCCGAATTCGGCCTCGCGCTGCCTGACGATCGCCATCGCTGCCACTTTTTCGCTCTCCCGCTGCAACAGTTGACTGCGGGCGGTTGCCGTATCGCTTTGCGCCTGCTGCAGCTTCGCCTCGGCCTCCCGCAGCTGCGCCTCGAGTACATCGGTATCCATCAGGGCCACCATCTGTCCGGCCTTGACGAAATCGCCTTCCCGCACCAGGATTTCCTTGATCCGGCCGGCACTTTTGGCGGACACATCGGTCTCCGTGGCCTCGATCCGTCCGTTTCCACTGGCCAAGCCTTCATCCCGCCGGACGCCGTAGCGCTGCCAGGCCAATACGGCGACAACGCCGATAACCAGTATCACGACAGATCGGATCAACCATTTCTTCCTTGTTAACCTTTTGAATGCAACTTGGCATTAATCGCGTCCTGCCTGATCTTCCGTCCCGCCTCCCAGCGCGGCATAGAGGTTGACACGGCTGGAGAGCAGCGCCCGCCTTGCCTGAACGACCGTCTGTTCGGCGGCAAACCGGTCGCGCTCCGCATCGAGCACCTCAAAATAAGGTGCCGCACCGCTCTGGTAACGCAATACAGCCAGGCGGGCGCGTTCCGCCTGGGCCGCCAGGGTTGCCTGCTGAGCGGCGACTTGATCGGCAAGCCAGTGCCGTTCGGCCAGCGCATCGGCCACTTCGCGGAAGGCCTCCATGATCGTTCGCTCATAGTCGGCCACTGCCACATTGCGGCGTGCCTCCGAAAGGTCGAGATTGGCCAGATTGCGGCCGCCCTCGAAAATCGGCAGGGTCACGCTCGGGACAAAACGCCAGACGCCGCTGCCCGCGGCAAAGAGATCGCTCAATTCGGCGCTGGCGGTGCTTGTGCTTCCAATCAGCACGATGCGTGGGAAAAAGGTCGCCCGGGCGGCACCGATGTTGGCATGGGCCGCCTTCAGGCGATGTTCGGCGGCGAGGACATCGGGACGGTTCAGGAGCAGATCGGAGGGCAGACCGACGGAGATGTCACGGACAAAACCCGGTTCAATCCGAGACAGAGGCGAGCTTTCCACCGCTGGGGAGACGCCGGTCAGAAGGGTCAGGGCGTTGCGGTTCTGGTCCCGTGCGCGCAGCAGCACCGCCAGGTTGGCCCGTGCCGAATTGAGCAGGGTTTCCGCCTGGACCGCGTCCAGCTTCGAGCCGGACCCTACCTCATAACGACGTTTCATGATCCGGTAGGATTCCGCCCGGCTGGCCAGGGTTGACTGGGCAATGCCGACCAGTTCGTCCAGCTCCCGCGCCAGGAGATAGGTATTGGCGACCTCGGCGACCAGGCTGGTGACGATGGCGCGGCGGGCTTCCTCCGTTGCCAGGTAGGATTCCAGGGCCGCGGCGGAAAGGTTGCGCACCCGGCCCCAGAAGTCGAGTTCCCAGGCACTGAGGTTGAATGTGGCCGAGTACTGTTCCGAAATTATGGAACGCCCCGTCGGCGACAGGTCAGCCGGTACTCGGGAGCGGCCTGTGGTTCAACAGCGCTTACGTACGGATAAACCGCCGCCGTCGGCAGGGGCGGCCGTTCATAGGAAGGGGCCAGCGAACAGCCGGTCACAAGGAAGATCAAGAGGCCCAGCAGGATCTTTCGAGGGTTCATTCTTTTTAGACCTTGCCGTTGGGTTCGTTTTAAGGGGAAGTGGTTTCTTTACGGTTGCTTCCTCAAATCCCCGGCAATTTCGCCGCTGAGCTGGGCGAGGGCGGAGCTGACGGCCGCCGCCAGCGTTTCATAACGGTTGTCGGTCAGGGGCTCGGTCAACGTTGCCATGTGCGAAACGCCCACCCGGTCCTGATCGGGAAAGACGGTCCACTGGGCCTTGAGGAGAACCCGGTCGCCGGGCATGCAGTCGAGACGGAGAATCCGCAGGACCAGCAGATAATCCGATTTTTCCGTCCGCACCCGGGGATGGATGAAAATCCGGTCCGATCCGAGGAGCAGCGAAAGATTTTCCATCAGCACCGTGGTCATGTTGTCCCGGAGGGAGCCCGCCCAGCGGTCGAATTCGGCAAGGATCAATTCATTCCGTCCGTCCCGGATCACCATCTGGGGGCGGTCCAGGTAGTCGGGGATTTCAACGGGAGCGATGCTCAACGAAACGGGGTTTGGCGCCTGGGGGGAATGGGGATTGGATTTCTGCTGTTCAAGGGGAGTCAGTGCATAAAACCGGGCCGAGGGTGCACTTGCACAGCCGGCAAGCAGAAGGGCGACGGCGAGAACAAACGCTCGGGGAAGGAAAGAGGATCGGTTCATTTTCAATATCCTTTCGGGATGGCCTTGCCCTTGAGCAGGGAATCGGGATGGCGTTCCAGGTAATCGGAAAGCTGGCGCATCGAACGGGATGCAGCGCCAAGTTCCCGCAGGGTCCTGTTCATTTCCACGACCAGGGGGGAATCCTCCGAGTAGGTCTGCAGGGTCAATTCGGATTGCTTCATCACGGTTTGGGCCGATTCCAGGGTCGACTTCGTTGAAGCCACCAGTTCCCGGATGTCCTCTCGAAGCGCCGTGGCGGTTACCTTGCCCTCTGTCAGCGTCGCTTCGGTGGCGCTGGATGTCTTCGCCAGGCTTTCAAAGAGGGGATCGATCCGGCTGTCGATGTGCTGGACGAGGGTCTGGACATCCCGGATGGTGGATTCCAGGTTTTGGGCCGTCTGCTTCGCATCGATGGAACGGATGAGCTTGTCGAGTCCCTCAACGGCGCTGTTCAGATTGGCGACGATCTCTCTCAGGGGAAGATTGGCGATGGATCTCTGTAGTTCCTGAAACTCCGTGGGGATGGTGGGGATTTCCGTATATTCCTCGTTCGTGCGCACATACCGGGCGGGTTTCGAGGGGAAGAAATCCAGGGCCACCATGAGCTGCCCGGTCACATAATTCTGAAGCTGAAGCTGCCCTCTCAGGCCCATGCCGACTGCCTTTTCAATGGCCTTCGCGTCGATTCTGATCCGTTCGGCGCCTTGGATCCGCGCCGGCTCCAGGCGGATGATCACCGGGATGTGCAAGGCGTGGTTCTTCTGGTCGATGGCCACGCTGATATCGGTGACTTCACCGATCTTGACTCCCCGGAACGTCACGGGAGATCCCACATTCAGACCCTTGACCGACCCTTCGAAAAACAGGACGTAGTATTTGCTCTCCCGGAAGAACTTTCCGGAGCCGAGGGTCAGCACCGTTCCGATCAGGATGGCCAGCGCCCCGACCACAAAGGCGCCGATCATCATTTTATTTGCCTTTCCGCTCATCTTTTTTCCCTTCTGTTTCTCCGGAAATTGCCCTGCCTCTCATTCCTTCTTCCGTCCTTCCCCGCGGGTGAGGAAACGGATAACTTTCTCGTCCTTCGATTCGGCCAGGATCTGCCTGGGGTTGCCTGCGGCCGTCATGGTCTTTTCATCGGGGTCGAGGAAAATCGAATTGGTTCCGATGGCAAAAATGCTTGCCAGATCATGGGTGACCACGACCACGGTTGTCCCCAGGCTTTCGCTCAGTTCAATGATCAGATCGTCCAGTAGCCGGGCGCTGATCGGGTCCAGTCCCGCGGAAGGTTCGTCGAAGAAGAGGAAGTCCGGATCAAGGGCCATCGCCCTGGCCAGACCGGCCCGCTTCTTCATGCCGCCGCTTAGTTCCGCGGGATAAAAGTCTTCAAAGCCGCCGAGTCCAACCAAGGCCAGCTTGAAGGAAACCAGTTCCCGAATCTGAGAGGCGGACAGATCCGTATACTGCTCCAGGGGCAGGGCGACATTTTCCGCCAGCGTCATGGAACTCCAGAGGGCGCCGCTCTGAAAGAGGATGCCGAAACGCCTCTTGAGATTTTCCTGCTCCTCGGATTCGACGTCCCAGAAGCTGACATCGCCATAAAGGACCTGGCCGTCGGCGGGCCTTTTGAGACCGATCATCTGCTTCAGGAGGGTGCTCTTGCCGCAGCCGCTCCCACCCATGATGATGAAGATGTCGCCCCGGTGGATTCTAAAATTGAGATCGCGCATGAGGATGAAACTGCCGTAGGACATCTCCAGGTTCCGGACTTCGATGACGGTTTCCCGGTCATTGCCGGGAAAGGGTTCCGGCGCGCTCATATCTTCAGCACCTGGCAGAGCAGCGTGATAATGGCGGTCGCCACCACGATGCTGACGATGCCGGTGACCACGGCCGATGTAGCGGCAAAACCGACGGCGGCGGCGTTCCGTTCGCACTGCAGGCCGCGCAGGCAGCCGGCCAGCGCCACCAGGATCCCGAAGACGAAGCTGTGGAAGAGGCCGATCCAGAAGTAGGTCAGTTTCACCGCCTTGAGCGTCTCGAAATAGTACTCGGCCACACCCAGATCGAGCATGCCGACACCGACGATCATCCCGCCCAGGACGCCCATGAGATCGGAATAAATGCACAACAGGGGCATCATCACCATGAGGGCCAGCATCCGGGGCAGGACAAGGAATTCCATCGGCGGGACGCCCAGGGCTTCCAGGGCGTCGATCTCCTCGTTGACCTGCATCATCCCGAGTTGGGCGGCAAAAGCCGCCCCTGTCCTGCCGGCCATGATGATGCCCGTCATGATGGCCCCCATGACCCGCACCATCCCGATGCCCACCACGTCGGCCACATAGATCTGCACTCCGAAGATCCTCAGTTGAATGGCGGCCACAAAGGCAAGGATCATCCCCACGAGGAGACTGATGAGGGAAACGATGGGCAGGGCTTGAGCGCCGGTCTCCTGAAGGGTCCGGACCAGATCGGAGGGACGGAATTCGGCCTTTCCCCGCAGCATCTTGAGGAAGGAGAGGGTGGCATCGCCGACAAAGGCGAGCATTTCCTGGAACCCCTGGAAAAAGTCCAGGGTCGCATCGGCAAGCCGGACCAGAAAGGTCGGGGAGGATTTTTCGCGCGTCACCCCCGTGCGCTGTTTTTCGGGAGAGGCCAGATCGAGAAGTTTGTGAATGCCTGGGGGAAGGTCGGAAAGGTCGACCGGAATCCCGCTTCCGCTGCAGAGGTTGAGAATCTTCGCCAGAAAGACCAGAAAGGCGCTGTCCCAGGCGCCCAGTCCTTCGGCCACGAAGGAGACACGGGGCGCCGGCGTTGTCCGGGAAAGATTCTGCAGGGCCTCGCCGACATCGGGAAGCCTGCCGCCCACCACCCAGTTTCCGGAAAATTTCAAGACGAGTCTGTCCGGGGCAATCGGAACATACTGTACGGCGGCTTCCTCAAAATGGGCGGTATCGGGATTTTCCTGAGGCATCGGGATCGGCGACGGTTCTTTTTCCTATGAATTAGGCGATGCAGGAAATGTCAACGCTTCAGATTTACAAGTCTTGATGCGCTGTCAAATCCCATCTATCCGTGGATTCACGGTTTCTTTGTCCATCCGTAACACAGCATTTCGTTCCTGCGCTTTTAGTACAGTTGCTACTTTAAACGGACTATATCAGAATACCGGATTCTTTTCACCATCCGTTATGGCTGTTTCCCCTGCTCATAAGAGTCATTTGCCGATAATCTTCACCAGCACTCTCTATTCCCTGAGTCCGTCAAACGCACCATAAATATTCGCTTGGGAGAGACGGTAGTTGTAACTGCAATTGTGCATCCTAATTTTATTCTGAAGTTTGCAGCTTGATATGCCCCAACAGTTGATCAATGATCAAGCGGTTATAGTTACGCCGCCATGCGGCGGTAAATAAGATAGGCTCCAATCTTTCCTTGATGGCGATCAAGGTGACACCGGGATGGGATATGCCTGACCCATCATTCGGCAACAGAGACACACCGGCCCCGGAACCAATCATGGCCAGCACTTCAACCACGCTGGCGGCATGATAGTGCATATCAGGTTTGAAACCGCCAGCCGCCAAGCAGGCGCTGATAATAGCCTGATTCCTTTTTGGATAACTATCCTCTCTGTAACCTATGAATTCATCTTTTGCCAGGTCTTTCATACTAATCTGCTTTTGCCCAGCCAAATAATGAGTTTCTGGAATGACTGCTATCAAGTGGATTTCAAAAAGGGCAGTCTTTTCAAACTCATCAAGGGCTACGCCACCGTGATTGTCAAAGAGGGCAACATCAATCTGCTTCTTGCGGAGTGCCCTGACCTGGTCGGCGGGAGAAAGCTCATGGATTTTGACGGACATCCTGGGATTCGACTCTCTGAATCTCCGCAGTGCCGCTCCCAGACACGAAATAATAGGTAAAGCGACGAACCCTATATTGAGGATATTGCCACTTACCGGGATATTTCCTACAACTCGGACTGCTTCATTGTGCAGGTCGATGATTTGATGGGCATATACCAGAAACTTTTCACCGGCGGCGGTCAAGCGGATGCCAAATCGTTCACGGACAAACAGAACAGCCTCCAATTCCTCTTCCAGATCATGGATAAGATGGCTCATTGCCGGCTGCGAGACATTCAGACGGCGCGAAGCGCGACTGATGTTGAGTTCTTCTGCGGCTGCAACAAAATATCTGATATGCCGTAGTTCCATAAGTCACCAGCTATAATAAAGCTTCATATCTGTCAATGGAAAAAAATATGGAGCATGACTTATGAAAGTAGTGTATGATTAAGCACAATGTGGCTCAGATCACCCAATAATGGATCATGCTCCTGAAAACTGAGTTTCTAGAGCCGCAAAGCAGTGTCGCCATTTCCATCGGCCATATCGGCCCACAAGTACGGGATGTTCTCAAACGGCAAAAGAAGCAGTGGTTCATCCAACGCAACAGGATAGGTATTATCGCAGATTGCACGCGGCCGAGTCCAATCTGAAAGTCTATACAAACAGGTATGAGTGGCAACCTCTTGCTTTCCGATGAAAAGGATTATAGCAACTCTTGACCTGCATTCCCTTTTAATTATCGATCTTTATTTTTTGTCGTATACTTATCCAATCGCTTTGTGGATATTGTAAGTAAACGCAGATTATTGTTTTCTGATCACTTCTGTAAATTAACCGACTAGAGCTTGGAGGGTGCAAGGATGTCTATTGGGCCCATTCTTCCGAAATCTTCAACGGTTCCTGAAAAGTGTGCCTTGTTCAAGATACCGGATCATTTCATTTCAACGTGCCGGAAGAAATTTAGTCCTCCCCAGGCATCAAGATCTTCCGGTCTGTTGGATGGATGTTCGGTTTGTTGCCAGCGGAAGTTGAATTATAAGCTCCAAGCTCTAGTTTATTTCTTATGGGAGGAGGTGATCTGTAACAGCATTTTGGGGTGTTCATGTTAAATTATTGTTTCTTCAAAAAGGAGGAGAGTATGTTGCAAGATCGTAAGATGTTAGGACTTCTATTAATTTCAGCACTTGGCATTTTGATCGCTATGGTGCAGCCGTTTGCACCGGGTTTACCGCCCTTGGGGCATTATGTCATGGGTACCGTTCTTGTTGGCTTGGGGATGTGGATCTTCCGTCCCGGCATGTTGCCTTTTATGTCAGGGATTTCCCTCATCCTTGGCGTTACCCTGGCACTCTTTTTTGCTTTTAAAGCCGGTCTGGTGTTTCCGGGCAAAGTACCCTTTAAGTCACCGCAGCAAATTTATGGCGTCGTCATGGGCGGTTTTACTTCGTCTGCCGTCTGGACCTTGATCCCAGCGCTGTTTTTCGGTTTTGTTCTACAGAAAACGGGGCTGGGCAAACGCGTAGCCTATATGGTCTTGAAAACCTTCCCGGCGAGTTGGCTGGGGTTGGCGATAAGCTGGCTTGTGATCGGCGTGGCCCTTTCCTGCTTGACGCCTTCCATTACCGTGAGGGTGGCCATTGTCGTCCCGATTGCCATCGGGATTGTAGAAGCATGCAAGTTGGAATTCCGCTCCAAGGGCTCGGCCTATATCTGCCTCCTGGCGTGGGGAATGGCCGTCATTCCCGGTACCGGCTGGTTGACCGGCTCTCTGTTTGGACCGATCATGCAGGGATTTTTCCCCCCGGAAATCAAAGCCATGTGCAATTTTGATGACTGGTTCCGAATTCTGGCCCTGCCCTGGTTTGTGATTACTATTGTGTATGTTGTTTTGGCCTTTCTCATTGCCAAACCGAAAGAAGCCATCAGCTTTTCGGCCGACATGTTCAAGGAGGAATACAAAAAACTGGGATCTCTGTCGAAGGATGAACTCATTACCCTGATTATCCTGCTTGCCACGCTGGTTATGTTTTCCACGGAAAAGATCCATGGGATTCCCACCCCGGCAACAGCCCTGGGCGCCCTGTTCCTTCTCATCATTTTCCGTATCATTGCCGGTCCGGAGATCAGCACCGGTATCAACTGGGATGTGGTCTGCTTCTTCGGTGTTGCCGTCGCGTTGCCCCCCATCTTCGGGGTTTCCGGAATTTCCGCATGGTTTGGTCCCCTGATCAAGGGACCTATCATGTCCATAGCGGGCGCGCCCCTTTTGTTCATGCTGATCATCACTGCGGGGCTTTTGCTTATCAGGTTCGTTGACGTCCCCTGGGGCTTCACGACCTGTGCATTGACCATCATGCTGCTGATCCCGCTCTTCAAGGATTTCGGCTATCATCCCCTGGTTGTGACCATGGCGTACCTGATTGCCGGCAACTTCTTCCTGCTGGCTTACCAGCAACCCTGGATTCCGATGGCTGAAGGGATGATTCAAGGGCGAGGATGGGCGCCGGCTCATGTGGCCGAGTTTGGTCTGATCTACGTTGCTTCGGCCTTCATTTCCTTACTGGTGTCCGTGCCTTATTGGAAGATGATAGGCGTTATCCGTTAATTAATAAGTCATAAAAGCACAATCATCGTCCCCGGGTATAGACAGAATCTTGTTTATATCCGGGGATTTTATATCCGGGGACGTGACCAGGAATCCCCAGATCGAGAAACTCCGGCAAGGGATGTTCTGCACGACCCTGTGACCATCAGGGTTGGCAACGATGCTCCCGTCTCTATGGTTTCCCACACGCTTTATCCTATTCAACAGCATCTCAAAACAGCAGCCAAGCGGAAAGGCTATCCTTCCCGGATCAACGAGAGCAGCTCCTCCGCCGACATCCGGCCGCTTATATCGCTTCCGTCCAGCAGGCTGTTGGCCAGGTCGCGCTTCGTGCCGTGGAGCTTCAGGATTTTTTCTTCGATGGTGTTCTTCGTCACCAGCCGGTACACCGTCACGGGCCGCTGCTGGCCGATGCGGTGCACCCGGTCCGAGGCCTGATCCTCCACCGCCGGATTCCACCAGGGGTCCATGTGGATGACGTAGTCCGCCGCCGTGAGATTGAGGCCCACCCCTCCGGCCCGGAGGCTGATGAGGAAAAGGGATCCCTGTCCCGCCTGAAAGGCCTCCACTTCACGCCGGCGTTCCTTGGGCGGGGTGCTTCCGTCGAGATAGCGGTATTCGATGCCCTTCGCCTTCAGATAATCCTGGATCAAGGACAGATGGCCGACGAACTGACTGAAAACAAGCGCCTTATGGGAATTTTCCAGCAGTTCCTCCACCACTTCTCCGAAAAGGGTCAGTTTGGAACTGGTCAGGGCGCTGTCCGGCAGTACGAGCCTGGGGTGGCAGCAGGCCTGCCTCAGCCGCATGATTTCCGCCAGAATCTTCAAATGTTTCTGCCCCAGGGGAGTATCCTCCTGTTCCAGGGTTTCCACGGCCTCCCTCCGCATGGTTTCATAGAGGGCCATTTCTTCCGGAGACATTTCCACCTGTAGCGTCACTTCGGTCCGAGGGGGCAGTTCATCCAGCACCTGGGACTTGATCCGCCTCAGGAGAAAGGGTGAAATCAGCTTCTTCAGCTGCTTCCTGGCTTCCCGGTCGCCGTTCTTCTCGATGGGGATGGCGTAACGTTCGTTGAACTGCTGGCGGGAGCCGAGCAGCCCGGGATTGATAAAGTCGAAGAGGGTGTAGAATTCCCCCAGATGATTTTCAATGGGGGTGCCCGTGGTGATAAGCCGGAAGTCGCCTTTCAGGGCCAGGGCGGCCTGTGCCCGCTGCGTCTCGAAATTCTTGATAGCCTGGGCCTCATCGAGGATGATGGTGCGCCACTGCATCGTGGCGAGAAGTTCCGCTTCCTGCTGCAGGAGGCCGTAGCTGGAGATCAGCACATCCATTCCCTGGAGTTTTCCGATTCTCTCCTCGCGATTCCGTCCCCCGAAGAGGATGGGATTGAGGGTCGGGGCGAAACGTCCCAGTTCGGCCAGCCAGTTCATGCAGACGGAGGTGGGGGCAACCACCAGGGTCGGACCCTGGGGAGCGCGTTCCAGAATGACCGCAAGGGCCTGCAGCGTCTTGCCCAGTCCCATGTCATCCGCCAGACAGGCCCCGGCCCCCCAGGAGGCTAACCGGACCAGCCATTCATAACCGGCCACCTGGTAGTCGCGCAGTTCCGCCTGCAGTGTGGAGGGGACGACAGGCACCAGGGCCATGCCCTTTTCGAAGGCTTTCACCCGCTCTTTCCAGGAAGCGTCCCGACTCACCTGGGTAAAATCATCGAAGAGATCCTCCAGGACCGGAATAGCCAAGGCATGACAGCGGACTGCCTTTGTCCGCTTGTCCGTGTAGGCGTTCACCTCCTCAAGGCGGCGGCGCAGAGCCTCGGTCAGCGCGACAAACCGGCCCTCCCCGAGGGGTAGAAAACGCCGGGGTGAGGTTTCCACCAACTCAAGGAGGGTTTTCATGTTCATGATCAGGCCTTCATCCAGTTCGAGCCGGCCATCCAGTTCGAACCAGTCCCCCGATTTGCGGATCTTCAGGCGCAACGCATCGAAAGAAACGGTCTGAGGTGTCTTCAGGGACTCTCCCTCGGGCCATTCCACCACCACTTCTCCCTGCTCCTGCAGGGTTTTCAGCTCCAGCAGCACCTCCAGGCAATCCTCGGCGTTTTCCAGGTACCCCTGGCCCCGGTTGTTCAGCACCAGGGCCAGCGTTGGGCAGCTGTCTTCCAGAATCTTCACCTTCCTGATCTCCAGCGCGAGGTCCCGCCGGGCAAGCATCCTTTTTCCTTCCATGTCCGCCATGACGTGCTCCATGCCCTTGCCCGGTTTCAGGCGGGTGCCACCACTGCCGAAGGGCTGCACCAGCAGTTCCACGTGAAAACCGTCGCCCATCGGCGCCAGTTGCACGACGGGACGGGGATCGCCCTGGATTTCCTCGAGGGATTCCGCGCTGCCGCCGATGGTGGAATGAATGGTCACCAGGGTGGAAATCTCCGCCATGGCTTGCATCAGCTCATTTTTGGCCGTTGCCGGGACGGTGAGTCCCTTGCTGCCCAGGATCTGCCCGATCCGTCGATGGGCGTCCGAAAGTTCACAGATTTTGAAACGGGTGGGACTTTCCGGGATCATGGTCACCCGGGCTTCCGAAGAGGGAACGCTCAAGCGCAGGCGGAACCCTTCCGGCGACTCCGTCACCATCAGCTCCACTTCCCCCCGGAGAAATTCCACGGGTTTCTCCGGGTTGTCTTCGGATACAATCAGGGGATGACCCACGAGAAGCGGCAAAGTTTTCTCCCATTCAAAATAATACTCCGCGCTGCTGTAACCCCCATAATATCGGGATTCCGCCTTCAGGGTCGCCCGGATCATGTGGTCCTGACGACTCAGGTATTCCAGATTTGTTCCCTTGTGCAGCCGGCTGAGGGCCACAGGGCGCCCCGAGGTCCATCCGCCCCGGGCCTTCTGTCTCTGTTCCAGCGGTTTGAGGGACAGGCCCTCCTCGCCATGACGGAAAAGCCAGATCAGGCGTTTTTCCGTGGATGTGGCAACAGGACGTTCCGTCGCCGCCGTCTGGGTCAGGGCCCGGAGACTTTTCTGCCAGGTCT
This region of Syntrophus gentianae genomic DNA includes:
- a CDS encoding efflux transporter outer membrane subunit; translated protein: MSPTGRSIISEQYSATFNLSAWELDFWGRVRNLSAAALESYLATEEARRAIVTSLVAEVANTYLLARELDELVGIAQSTLASRAESYRIMKRRYEVGSGSKLDAVQAETLLNSARANLAVLLRARDQNRNALTLLTGVSPAVESSPLSRIEPGFVRDISVGLPSDLLLNRPDVLAAEHRLKAAHANIGAARATFFPRIVLIGSTSTASAELSDLFAAGSGVWRFVPSVTLPIFEGGRNLANLDLSEARRNVAVADYERTIMEAFREVADALAERHWLADQVAAQQATLAAQAERARLAVLRYQSGAAPYFEVLDAERDRFAAEQTVVQARRALLSSRVNLYAALGGGTEDQAGRD
- a CDS encoding PqiC family protein, yielding MNRSSFLPRAFVLAVALLLAGCASAPSARFYALTPLEQQKSNPHSPQAPNPVSLSIAPVEIPDYLDRPQMVIRDGRNELILAEFDRWAGSLRDNMTTVLMENLSLLLGSDRIFIHPRVRTEKSDYLLVLRILRLDCMPGDRVLLKAQWTVFPDQDRVGVSHMATLTEPLTDNRYETLAAAVSSALAQLSGEIAGDLRKQP
- a CDS encoding MlaD family protein, which translates into the protein MSGKANKMMIGAFVVGALAILIGTVLTLGSGKFFRESKYYVLFFEGSVKGLNVGSPVTFRGVKIGEVTDISVAIDQKNHALHIPVIIRLEPARIQGAERIRIDAKAIEKAVGMGLRGQLQLQNYVTGQLMVALDFFPSKPARYVRTNEEYTEIPTIPTEFQELQRSIANLPLREIVANLNSAVEGLDKLIRSIDAKQTAQNLESTIRDVQTLVQHIDSRIDPLFESLAKTSSATEATLTEGKVTATALREDIRELVASTKSTLESAQTVMKQSELTLQTYSEDSPLVVEMNRTLRELGAASRSMRQLSDYLERHPDSLLKGKAIPKGY
- a CDS encoding ABC transporter ATP-binding protein, which encodes MSAPEPFPGNDRETVIEVRNLEMSYGSFILMRDLNFRIHRGDIFIIMGGSGCGKSTLLKQMIGLKRPADGQVLYGDVSFWDVESEEQENLKRRFGILFQSGALWSSMTLAENVALPLEQYTDLSASQIRELVSFKLALVGLGGFEDFYPAELSGGMKKRAGLARAMALDPDFLFFDEPSAGLDPISARLLDDLIIELSESLGTTVVVVTHDLASIFAIGTNSIFLDPDEKTMTAAGNPRQILAESKDEKVIRFLTRGEGRKKE
- a CDS encoding MlaE family ABC transporter permease, with the translated sequence MPQENPDTAHFEEAAVQYVPIAPDRLVLKFSGNWVVGGRLPDVGEALQNLSRTTPAPRVSFVAEGLGAWDSAFLVFLAKILNLCSGSGIPVDLSDLPPGIHKLLDLASPEKQRTGVTREKSSPTFLVRLADATLDFFQGFQEMLAFVGDATLSFLKMLRGKAEFRPSDLVRTLQETGAQALPIVSLISLLVGMILAFVAAIQLRIFGVQIYVADVVGIGMVRVMGAIMTGIIMAGRTGAAFAAQLGMMQVNEEIDALEALGVPPMEFLVLPRMLALMVMMPLLCIYSDLMGVLGGMIVGVGMLDLGVAEYYFETLKAVKLTYFWIGLFHSFVFGILVALAGCLRGLQCERNAAAVGFAATSAVVTGIVSIVVATAIITLLCQVLKI
- a CDS encoding LysR substrate-binding domain-containing protein → MELRHIRYFVAAAEELNISRASRRLNVSQPAMSHLIHDLEEELEAVLFVRERFGIRLTAAGEKFLVYAHQIIDLHNEAVRVVGNIPVSGNILNIGFVALPIISCLGAALRRFRESNPRMSVKIHELSPADQVRALRKKQIDVALFDNHGGVALDEFEKTALFEIHLIAVIPETHYLAGQKQISMKDLAKDEFIGYREDSYPKRNQAIISACLAAGGFKPDMHYHAASVVEVLAMIGSGAGVSLLPNDGSGISHPGVTLIAIKERLEPILFTAAWRRNYNRLIIDQLLGHIKLQTSE
- a CDS encoding SLC13 family permease; the encoded protein is MLGLLLISALGILIAMVQPFAPGLPPLGHYVMGTVLVGLGMWIFRPGMLPFMSGISLILGVTLALFFAFKAGLVFPGKVPFKSPQQIYGVVMGGFTSSAVWTLIPALFFGFVLQKTGLGKRVAYMVLKTFPASWLGLAISWLVIGVALSCLTPSITVRVAIVVPIAIGIVEACKLEFRSKGSAYICLLAWGMAVIPGTGWLTGSLFGPIMQGFFPPEIKAMCNFDDWFRILALPWFVITIVYVVLAFLIAKPKEAISFSADMFKEEYKKLGSLSKDELITLIILLATLVMFSTEKIHGIPTPATALGALFLLIIFRIIAGPEISTGINWDVVCFFGVAVALPPIFGVSGISAWFGPLIKGPIMSIAGAPLLFMLIITAGLLLIRFVDVPWGFTTCALTIMLLIPLFKDFGYHPLVVTMAYLIAGNFFLLAYQQPWIPMAEGMIQGRGWAPAHVAEFGLIYVASAFISLLVSVPYWKMIGVIR